One genomic region from Methanotorris formicicus Mc-S-70 encodes:
- the hacA gene encoding homoaconitase large subunit translates to MTLAEKILSKKLGREVCEGETVEVDIDLVMTHDGTTPLSAKAFKEMTDKVWDNEKIVIIFDHNVPANTAKAANMQKIAREFVKEQGIKYFYPEGEGICHQVLVEKGHVKPNMIIAGGDSHTCTHGAFGAFATGFGATDMGFIYATGKTWIKVPKTIRVNVVGENERITPKDVILRICKEVGRRGATYMALEYGGEVVRRMDMEGRMVLSNMAIEMGGKVGLIEADEKTYEYLRKVGVSGEEILNLKKNAIRVNENEENYHKFIEIDITDMEEQIACPHHPDNVKDVSEVVGTPIDQVFIGSCTNGRLSDLREVARVLKGKKVHKDVKLIIIPASKKVFLDALKEGLIEIFIEAGAMICTPGCGPCLGAHQGVLADGEVCLSTTNRNFKGRMGNKNAEIYLSSPTIAAKSAVKGYITNE, encoded by the coding sequence ATGACACTTGCTGAGAAGATACTCTCAAAAAAATTAGGCAGAGAAGTTTGTGAAGGAGAAACCGTTGAGGTTGATATTGATTTGGTCATGACACATGATGGAACAACACCATTATCAGCAAAGGCATTTAAGGAAATGACTGATAAGGTTTGGGATAATGAGAAGATAGTTATCATTTTTGACCACAACGTGCCAGCAAATACTGCAAAAGCAGCAAACATGCAAAAAATAGCGAGAGAATTTGTAAAAGAACAAGGTATAAAATACTTCTATCCAGAAGGAGAAGGAATCTGCCACCAAGTTTTAGTTGAGAAAGGGCACGTAAAACCAAACATGATTATTGCTGGTGGAGATAGCCACACGTGCACACATGGAGCATTTGGAGCATTTGCAACTGGTTTTGGAGCAACAGACATGGGCTTTATTTATGCAACAGGAAAAACATGGATAAAAGTGCCAAAGACCATAAGGGTTAATGTTGTTGGGGAAAATGAGAGAATTACCCCAAAAGATGTTATTTTAAGAATTTGCAAAGAAGTTGGTAGAAGAGGAGCAACATATATGGCATTGGAGTATGGTGGAGAAGTGGTAAGAAGAATGGATATGGAAGGAAGGATGGTTTTAAGTAATATGGCAATTGAGATGGGAGGAAAGGTTGGGTTGATTGAGGCTGATGAGAAAACTTATGAGTATTTGAGAAAAGTAGGAGTTAGTGGGGAGGAAATATTAAACTTAAAGAAAAATGCAATAAGAGTAAATGAAAACGAGGAAAATTATCACAAATTTATAGAGATTGATATCACCGATATGGAGGAACAAATTGCCTGCCCTCATCATCCAGATAACGTTAAGGATGTTTCGGAGGTTGTGGGAACACCAATTGACCAAGTATTTATTGGTTCATGCACCAATGGAAGGTTGAGTGATTTGAGGGAAGTAGCAAGAGTTTTAAAAGGCAAAAAAGTCCATAAGGATGTAAAATTAATCATCATCCCCGCATCAAAAAAGGTATTCTTAGATGCTTTAAAAGAAGGATTAATTGAGATATTTATTGAGGCAGGGGCTATGATTTGCACTCCTGGTTGTGGACCTTGCTTAGGGGCTCATCAAGGTGTTTTAGCAGATGGAGAGGTTTGTTTATCAACAACAAATAGAAACTTTAAAGGTAGGATGGGCAATAAAAATGCTGAAATCTATTTATCTTCCCCGACCATTGCAGCAAAGAGTGCTGTTAAGGGATATATTACAAATGAATAA